A single region of the Polymorphum gilvum SL003B-26A1 genome encodes:
- the lpxC gene encoding UDP-3-O-acyl-N-acetylglucosamine deacetylase — MTNNRPDLQTTLAEQVALTGIGVHSGKPATVTLQPADAGTGIVFQRCERSDDTVGEVPARWDRVTATALCTVIGDPASDGVSTVEHLMAALYGLGVDNAIVEIDGPEMPIMDGSSLAFVEAIDQVGLKRLDRGRRYLKIRKSVRVDNGSAWCELHPYNGCRFEVTIDFDTPLIGRQRFAADLTPEVFRRDLARARTFGYVKDVERLWTMGFALGSSLENSVAIAEDRVLNPEGTRWPDEFVRHKALDAVGDLSLAGLPILGLYRSYKGGHKMNHAILEELFSGAGKDAYEIVEAPVWREGGQIERSGLAAAVYGPDVS, encoded by the coding sequence ATGACGAACAACCGGCCGGACCTCCAGACGACGCTTGCCGAACAGGTCGCACTGACCGGGATCGGCGTTCACTCTGGCAAGCCGGCGACGGTGACGCTGCAACCTGCCGATGCCGGAACCGGCATCGTGTTCCAGCGCTGCGAGCGCTCGGACGACACCGTCGGCGAGGTGCCGGCGCGCTGGGATCGTGTCACCGCCACCGCCCTTTGTACCGTGATCGGCGATCCGGCGAGCGATGGGGTGTCGACGGTCGAGCACCTGATGGCGGCGCTTTACGGCCTCGGCGTCGACAACGCCATCGTCGAGATCGACGGACCGGAAATGCCGATCATGGACGGCAGCAGCCTGGCCTTCGTCGAGGCGATCGACCAGGTCGGCCTGAAGCGGCTCGACCGCGGTCGCCGCTACCTCAAGATCAGGAAGTCCGTACGCGTCGACAACGGCAGCGCTTGGTGCGAGTTGCATCCCTACAACGGCTGCCGGTTCGAGGTCACCATCGATTTCGACACGCCGCTGATCGGCCGGCAGCGTTTCGCTGCCGACCTGACGCCGGAGGTGTTCCGTCGCGACCTCGCCCGGGCGCGCACCTTTGGGTATGTCAAGGACGTCGAGCGCCTGTGGACCATGGGCTTCGCGCTCGGGTCCTCGCTGGAGAATTCCGTCGCCATCGCCGAGGACCGCGTGCTCAATCCGGAAGGCACCCGCTGGCCGGACGAGTTCGTTCGCCACAAGGCGCTGGATGCGGTCGGCGACCTTTCCCTTGCCGGTCTGCCGATCCTCGGCCTCTACCGCTCCTACAAGGGCGGCCACAAGATGAACCATGCCATCCTCGAGGAACTGTTCTCCGGGGCCGGCAAGGATGCCTACGAGATCGTCGAGGCGCCGGTCTGGCGCGAGGGCGGCCAGATCGAACGGTCCGGCCTCGCGGCTGCCGTGTACGGGCCCGACGTTTCCTGA
- the ftsA gene encoding cell division protein FtsA — translation MSRSGSALYLPRMRPLPGRRAVVMSVLDIGSTKICCLIAKLTPREDGAILAGRSHAVEVLGYGYQRSRGIKSGVVVDMDAAEQAIRLAVDSAERMAGVTVESVIANVSCGRLQSEIFSATVPLAGDSVAEADIQRVLAAGSSHSVTEGRAVTHALPISYSLDGNRGIRDPRGMMGVKLGVDMQVVTTEVPPVRNLELCINRGHLQVETLVATPFASGLSTIVDDEAELGVACIDLGGGTTTLSVFVEGQMVHLDAIAVGGQHVTTDIARAFATRLTDAERLKTLHGSALPSSADDRDMLTIPPVEGESDLPNQIPRSALTRVIRPRVEEILELVRDRLTASGFAGRVGKQIVLTGGASQLTGLAEVARRIIGRNVRIGRPLGVAGLPEAAKGPAFAASVGLLIYPQVAQIEQFQPKTRRSGWTGNTGYLARVGQWIRESF, via the coding sequence GTGAGCCGCTCCGGATCCGCCCTCTACTTGCCGCGCATGCGCCCGTTGCCCGGGCGGCGCGCCGTCGTCATGTCCGTGCTCGACATCGGCTCGACCAAGATCTGCTGCCTGATTGCCAAGCTGACCCCGCGCGAGGACGGCGCAATCCTCGCCGGGCGCTCGCATGCGGTCGAAGTGCTCGGCTACGGCTACCAGCGTTCACGCGGCATCAAGTCCGGCGTCGTGGTCGACATGGACGCCGCCGAGCAGGCTATCCGGCTGGCCGTCGATTCCGCCGAACGCATGGCCGGGGTGACCGTCGAATCCGTCATCGCCAACGTCAGCTGCGGCCGGCTGCAGAGCGAGATCTTCAGCGCCACGGTACCGCTCGCAGGCGATTCGGTCGCCGAAGCCGACATCCAGCGCGTGCTCGCGGCCGGCTCGTCCCATTCCGTCACCGAGGGGCGGGCGGTCACCCACGCGCTGCCGATCTCCTATTCGCTCGACGGCAACCGCGGCATCCGCGACCCGCGCGGCATGATGGGCGTGAAACTCGGCGTCGACATGCAGGTGGTCACCACCGAGGTGCCGCCGGTGCGCAACCTCGAACTGTGCATCAACCGCGGCCACCTGCAGGTCGAGACGCTGGTGGCGACGCCGTTCGCCAGCGGCCTGTCGACGATCGTCGACGACGAGGCCGAACTCGGCGTCGCCTGCATCGACCTGGGCGGCGGTACGACCACCCTGTCGGTGTTCGTCGAGGGCCAGATGGTCCATCTCGACGCGATCGCGGTCGGCGGCCAGCACGTCACCACCGACATCGCCCGCGCCTTCGCCACCCGGCTGACCGACGCGGAGCGGCTCAAGACGCTCCATGGCTCGGCCCTGCCCAGCAGCGCGGACGACCGCGACATGCTGACCATCCCGCCGGTCGAGGGTGAGAGCGACCTGCCCAACCAGATTCCCCGCTCCGCCCTGACCCGGGTGATCCGTCCACGCGTCGAGGAAATCCTCGAACTGGTCCGCGACCGGCTGACGGCATCGGGATTTGCCGGCCGGGTCGGCAAGCAGATCGTCCTGACCGGGGGGGCGAGCCAGCTCACCGGTCTGGCCGAGGTGGCACGCCGGATCATCGGCCGGAACGTGCGTATTGGCCGGCCTCTTGGCGTCGCCGGCCTTCCGGAGGCTGCGAAGGGGCCGGCGTTCGCCGCCTCCGTCGGGCTTCTGATCTATCCGCAGGTCGCCCAGATCGAGCAGTTCCAACCAAAAACCAGACGCTCGGGGTGGACCGGCAACACAGGCTATCTGGCCCGGGTGGGCCAGTGGATCAGGGAGAGTTTCTGA
- the recN gene encoding DNA repair protein RecN — MLASLSIRDIVLIDRLDIDFAAGMTVLTGETGAGKSILLDALTLALGGRGDAGLVRHGEAQGQVVAVFDVATGHPVRALLRANDVPDDGDVILRRIQTADGRTRAFLNDQPVSVGLLRQAGQMLVEVHGQHDERALVDPESHRLLLDAFGGLDGLAATVADAHGGLRAAERAVREHRARIEAARREADFLRAAVDELATLDPQAGEEEELAARRTRMMQVEKIAADLSEAYETLNGSASPIPELSSLLRRMERKADQAPGLLSGPAGALAGALDLLEEARSGLEAALRETDFDPRELESTEERLFALRAAGRKFSVAVDDLAGLRRRMAADLADLDAGEEKLGALEATAVAARVAYDAAAASLSEQRADAARALEAAVAAELPALKLERARFLVELARDPESRTPTGIDTVEFWVQTNPGTRPGPMMKVASGGELSRFLLALKVSLADTGSAPTLVFDEIDTGVGGAVAEAIGVRLARLAEAVQVLTVTHAPQVAARAAGHFLISKEEADAERVATRIARIDREHRREEIARMLAGSVITEEARAAAARLIAQAAG, encoded by the coding sequence ATGCTGGCAAGCCTTTCCATCCGCGACATCGTCCTGATCGACCGGCTGGACATCGACTTCGCGGCCGGGATGACCGTGCTCACCGGCGAGACCGGCGCTGGCAAGTCTATCCTGCTCGACGCTCTGACCCTCGCCCTCGGCGGGCGCGGCGATGCCGGCCTCGTGCGGCACGGCGAGGCCCAGGGTCAGGTGGTCGCGGTGTTCGACGTCGCGACCGGCCACCCGGTGCGGGCGCTCCTGCGCGCCAACGACGTGCCGGACGACGGCGACGTCATCCTGCGCCGGATCCAGACCGCCGACGGGCGCACACGCGCCTTCCTCAACGACCAGCCGGTCAGCGTCGGCCTGCTGCGCCAGGCTGGCCAGATGTTGGTCGAGGTGCACGGCCAGCACGACGAGCGCGCCCTGGTCGATCCCGAGAGCCACCGGCTGCTGCTCGATGCCTTCGGCGGCCTCGACGGGCTCGCCGCTACGGTCGCCGATGCCCATGGCGGGCTGCGCGCCGCCGAGCGCGCCGTGCGCGAGCACCGCGCGCGCATCGAGGCGGCGCGGCGCGAGGCCGACTTCCTGCGCGCCGCCGTTGACGAACTGGCGACGCTCGACCCGCAGGCCGGCGAGGAGGAGGAACTGGCCGCACGCCGCACGCGCATGATGCAGGTGGAGAAGATCGCCGCCGACCTCAGCGAGGCCTACGAGACGCTGAACGGCTCCGCCTCGCCGATCCCGGAACTGTCCAGCCTGCTCCGGCGCATGGAGCGCAAGGCCGACCAGGCGCCGGGGCTGCTGTCCGGCCCGGCCGGCGCGCTCGCCGGGGCGCTCGACCTGCTGGAGGAGGCGCGCAGCGGCTTGGAGGCAGCCCTGCGCGAGACCGACTTCGACCCGCGCGAGCTGGAATCGACCGAAGAGCGCCTGTTCGCCCTGCGCGCCGCCGGCCGCAAGTTCTCGGTTGCCGTCGACGACCTCGCCGGTTTGCGCCGGCGCATGGCCGCCGATCTGGCCGATCTCGACGCCGGCGAGGAGAAGCTCGGCGCGCTGGAGGCGACCGCCGTCGCCGCCCGCGTCGCCTATGACGCCGCCGCCGCGTCCCTGTCGGAGCAGCGCGCAGATGCCGCCCGCGCGCTCGAGGCGGCGGTCGCCGCGGAACTGCCGGCGCTGAAGCTGGAACGGGCGCGCTTTCTGGTCGAGCTGGCGCGCGACCCCGAAAGCCGCACCCCGACGGGCATCGACACGGTGGAATTCTGGGTGCAGACCAACCCGGGCACGCGACCGGGACCGATGATGAAGGTCGCCTCGGGCGGCGAGTTGTCGCGCTTCCTGCTGGCGCTCAAGGTGTCGCTTGCCGACACCGGTTCGGCGCCGACGCTGGTCTTCGACGAGATCGACACGGGTGTCGGTGGCGCCGTCGCCGAGGCCATCGGCGTGCGCCTTGCCCGCCTCGCCGAGGCGGTTCAGGTGCTCACCGTCACCCACGCGCCGCAGGTGGCGGCGCGTGCCGCGGGGCATTTCCTGATCTCCAAGGAAGAGGCCGATGCGGAGCGCGTGGCGACCCGCATCGCGCGCATCGACCGGGAGCACCGGCGCGAGGAGATCGCGCGGATGCTGGCCGGCAGCGTCATCACCGAGGAGGCCCGCGCCGCCGCGGCCCGGCTGATCGCTCAGGCGGCGGGCTGA
- a CDS encoding outer membrane protein assembly factor BamD, with product MLDIVETKAARRPAKVAVLLRSLVLVSALALGACASDKDDLALDDTPAEVLFNEGLALRNAGRLSDAGKKFSELDKLYPYSEYARKSLINLAFINFSLGRYPEAIAASERFTTLYPGSEDSAYALYIIGQSYFRQIPDVTRDQEQTEKALSALNELIRRYPDSEYTADAKSKVLVAYDQLAGKEMQVGRYYLDRRNYIAAINRFKMVVINYQTTRHVEEALFRLTESYYALGVVNEAQTAAAVLGHNYPDSRWYKDAFALLKKGGYEPSENRGSWISRAFNSVKIL from the coding sequence GTGCTGGACATCGTGGAGACCAAGGCGGCAAGACGTCCCGCAAAAGTGGCCGTCCTGCTTCGTTCCCTCGTCCTTGTTTCCGCGCTGGCGCTGGGGGCATGCGCATCGGACAAGGATGACCTCGCGCTCGACGACACTCCGGCCGAAGTGCTGTTCAACGAGGGCCTGGCGCTTCGCAACGCCGGGCGTCTGTCGGACGCGGGCAAGAAATTCTCCGAACTGGACAAGCTCTATCCCTATTCGGAATACGCCCGCAAATCGCTTATAAACCTCGCCTTCATCAACTTCTCGCTGGGCCGCTACCCGGAGGCGATCGCCGCTTCCGAGCGCTTCACCACACTCTATCCCGGCAGCGAGGATTCGGCCTATGCGCTCTACATCATCGGCCAATCCTACTTCCGCCAGATCCCGGACGTCACCCGCGACCAGGAGCAGACCGAAAAGGCTCTGTCGGCGCTCAACGAACTGATCCGGCGCTATCCCGACAGCGAATACACCGCGGACGCCAAGTCCAAGGTCCTGGTCGCCTACGACCAGCTCGCGGGCAAGGAGATGCAGGTCGGCCGCTACTATCTCGACCGGCGCAACTACATCGCCGCGATCAACCGCTTCAAGATGGTGGTCATCAACTACCAGACCACGCGCCATGTCGAGGAGGCGCTGTTCCGCCTGACCGAATCCTACTACGCGCTCGGTGTGGTCAACGAGGCGCAGACCGCCGCCGCCGTGCTCGGACACAACTATCCCGACAGCCGGTGGTACAAGGACGCCTTCGCGCTGCTGAAGAAGGGCGGCTACGAGCCGTCGGAAAACCGCGGCAGCTGGATCAGCCGGGCGTTCAACTCCGTCAAGATCCTCTGA
- the ftsZ gene encoding cell division protein FtsZ, which translates to MTINLKMPDIQELKPRITVFGVGGAGGNAVNNMITAGLQGCDFVVANTDAQALAMNHAERLIQMGVAVTEGLGAGSQPEVGCAAAEEVIDEINDHLSGSHMVFITAGMGGGTGTGAAPVIARAAREQGILTVGVVTKPFQFEGARRMRIAESGIQELQRNVDTLIVIPNQNLFRIANAQTTFADAFAMADQVLYSGVACITDLMVKEGLINLDFADVRSIMRGMGKAMMGTGEASGEKRAQQAAEAAIANPLLDETSMKGAKGLLISITGGNDLTLFEVDEAATRIREEVDADANIILGATFDESLDGIIRVSVVATGIDKEQSLAQADFTAGMQRVEQVQRPVAVTRPVERPAVPQDAATRAIESLERELSIPEPAPVAAATDPEVQIKAFRPSPELLNAKAPAASLEEETPVARHEDVPVSQPYIPPVAEQPLSAPRMPRVEDFPPIAQRELRAAADKPYAAPPAPAAVDHHEEDDDHADDRRPMGLLRRLASGLSRRDDHEVEMDARPVAPPRAAPAAPAPQPVMRTAPRAPQMAPAPQPRPQAAHGAAGQLDATGRPPVRPQAASEEDQLEIPAFLRRQSN; encoded by the coding sequence ATGACCATCAACCTGAAGATGCCCGACATTCAGGAGCTGAAGCCGCGGATCACGGTCTTCGGCGTCGGCGGCGCGGGCGGAAACGCCGTCAACAACATGATCACGGCCGGCCTCCAGGGCTGCGACTTCGTCGTCGCCAACACGGATGCCCAGGCGCTCGCCATGAACCACGCCGAACGCCTCATCCAGATGGGCGTCGCGGTGACGGAAGGCCTCGGCGCCGGCTCGCAGCCGGAAGTCGGCTGCGCGGCGGCCGAGGAAGTGATCGACGAGATCAACGACCACCTGTCCGGCTCGCACATGGTGTTCATCACCGCGGGCATGGGCGGAGGCACCGGCACCGGCGCCGCCCCGGTCATCGCGCGGGCCGCGCGCGAGCAGGGCATCTTGACGGTCGGCGTGGTCACCAAGCCGTTCCAGTTCGAAGGTGCCCGCCGCATGCGCATCGCGGAATCCGGCATCCAGGAACTGCAGCGCAACGTCGACACGCTGATCGTCATTCCGAACCAGAACCTGTTCCGGATCGCCAATGCACAGACCACCTTCGCCGATGCTTTTGCGATGGCGGACCAGGTGCTCTATTCGGGCGTCGCCTGCATCACCGACCTGATGGTCAAGGAAGGCCTGATCAACCTCGACTTCGCCGACGTGCGCTCGATCATGCGCGGCATGGGCAAGGCAATGATGGGCACGGGCGAGGCGTCGGGCGAGAAGCGCGCCCAGCAGGCGGCCGAGGCCGCGATCGCCAACCCGCTGCTCGACGAGACCTCGATGAAGGGCGCCAAGGGCCTGCTCATCTCGATCACTGGCGGCAACGACCTGACCCTGTTCGAGGTCGACGAAGCGGCGACCCGCATCCGCGAGGAAGTCGACGCCGACGCCAACATCATTCTGGGCGCGACCTTCGACGAAAGCCTCGACGGCATCATCCGCGTCTCCGTGGTGGCGACCGGCATCGACAAAGAGCAGTCGCTTGCCCAGGCCGACTTCACGGCGGGCATGCAGCGTGTCGAGCAGGTTCAAAGGCCGGTCGCAGTCACCCGCCCGGTCGAGCGTCCGGCGGTCCCGCAGGACGCCGCCACCCGGGCGATCGAAAGCCTGGAGCGCGAACTGTCGATCCCCGAGCCGGCCCCGGTGGCAGCGGCGACGGATCCGGAAGTCCAGATCAAGGCCTTCCGTCCGTCCCCCGAGCTGCTGAATGCCAAGGCCCCGGCCGCCTCCCTCGAGGAGGAAACTCCGGTGGCGCGCCACGAGGACGTGCCGGTCAGCCAGCCCTACATCCCGCCGGTGGCCGAACAGCCGCTGTCGGCGCCGCGAATGCCGCGCGTGGAGGACTTCCCGCCGATCGCGCAGCGCGAGTTGCGCGCCGCCGCGGACAAGCCCTATGCCGCTCCGCCGGCCCCAGCGGCGGTCGACCACCACGAGGAGGACGACGACCACGCCGACGACCGCCGGCCGATGGGACTGCTGCGCCGCCTGGCCAGCGGGCTGTCGCGGCGCGACGACCACGAGGTCGAGATGGACGCCCGTCCGGTCGCCCCGCCGCGCGCGGCCCCCGCAGCTCCGGCTCCGCAGCCGGTCATGCGCACCGCGCCGCGCGCGCCGCAGATGGCTCCGGCGCCTCAGCCGCGCCCGCAGGCCGCTCACGGTGCCGCCGGCCAGCTCGATGCCACCGGTCGCCCGCCGGTCCGGCCGCAGGCTGCGAGCGAGGAGGATCAGCTGGAGATTCCGGCGTTCCTGCGCCGGCAGTCCAACTGA
- the ligA gene encoding NAD-dependent DNA ligase LigA, with amino-acid sequence MNEKSAAAAVESLSRQEAEAELARLAAEIAAHDQRYFAEDAPTVSDAEYDALRRRNAAIEERFPDLVREDSPSARIGAAPSEGFGKVTHAIPMLSLDNAFSDDDVRDFVARVRRFLRLDPLMGALGVTAEPKIDGLSLSLRYEGGRLVSAATRGDGTVGENVTANARTIADIPHRLPAGVPEVVEVRGEVYMAHADFAALNARMAANGGKVFANPRNAAAGSLRQLNPDITAARPLKFFAYAWGEMSEVPRATQMEMVSLIGAWGFPVNPRMVLCRSVEELIDVYHAIEEERATLGYDIDGVVYKVDRLDLQARLGFVSRSPRWAIAHKFPAEKAFTILRDIEIQVGRTGALTPVAKLEPVTVGGVVVSNATLHNEDYIRGIGQDGEPIRGGKDLRIGDTVQIQRAGDVIPQVIDVDLAKRPADAVPFAFPTVCPVCGSHAVREINAKTGRPDAVRRCTGGLVCAAQAKEKLKHFVSRNAFDIEGLGDKQVEFFYDLPPEEGGIRTPADIFTLEARDAASPIRKLKNRDGWGETSARNLFAAIDARRRVDLNRFIFALGIRHVGEGNAKLLARAYGSWDAFAAAMRAAADHGSDAWAELNAIDGVGEVVAEAVVQFFAEPHNREALDALLAEVTPLDAEKVAAEGSPVAGKTVVFTGALERMTRDEAKAMAERLGAKVAGSVSKKTSLVVAGPGAGSKLKTAQELDIEVITEDDWFDLVGG; translated from the coding sequence ATGAACGAGAAAAGCGCCGCTGCCGCCGTCGAGAGCCTGTCCCGCCAGGAGGCCGAGGCCGAACTCGCCCGTCTCGCCGCCGAGATCGCGGCCCACGACCAGCGCTATTTCGCCGAAGACGCGCCGACCGTGTCCGACGCCGAATACGACGCCCTGCGCCGGCGCAACGCGGCGATCGAGGAGCGCTTTCCCGATCTGGTGCGCGAGGACAGCCCGTCGGCCCGCATCGGCGCCGCCCCCAGCGAGGGCTTCGGCAAGGTTACCCACGCGATTCCGATGCTGTCGCTGGACAATGCCTTTTCCGACGACGACGTGCGTGACTTCGTCGCCCGTGTGCGCCGCTTCCTGAGGCTCGATCCGCTCATGGGCGCGCTCGGCGTCACCGCCGAACCGAAGATCGACGGGCTGTCGCTGTCGCTGCGCTACGAGGGCGGCCGGCTGGTCTCGGCGGCGACCCGTGGCGACGGCACCGTCGGCGAGAACGTCACCGCCAACGCCCGCACGATCGCCGACATCCCCCACAGGCTTCCCGCCGGCGTGCCGGAGGTGGTCGAGGTGCGCGGCGAGGTCTACATGGCGCATGCCGATTTCGCCGCGCTGAACGCGCGCATGGCCGCCAACGGCGGCAAGGTGTTCGCCAATCCGCGCAACGCGGCTGCCGGTAGCCTGCGCCAGCTCAATCCCGACATCACCGCCGCGCGGCCGTTGAAGTTCTTTGCCTATGCCTGGGGCGAGATGAGCGAGGTGCCGCGCGCGACGCAGATGGAGATGGTGTCGCTGATCGGCGCGTGGGGCTTTCCGGTCAATCCGCGCATGGTCCTGTGCCGGAGCGTGGAGGAACTGATCGACGTCTATCACGCCATCGAGGAGGAGCGGGCGACACTCGGCTACGACATCGACGGCGTCGTCTACAAGGTCGACCGGCTCGACCTGCAGGCCCGGCTCGGCTTCGTCTCGCGCAGCCCTCGCTGGGCGATCGCCCACAAGTTTCCCGCCGAGAAGGCCTTCACCATCCTCAGGGACATCGAGATCCAGGTCGGGCGCACGGGCGCCCTGACGCCGGTTGCCAAGCTGGAGCCGGTCACCGTCGGCGGCGTCGTCGTCTCCAACGCCACCCTGCACAACGAGGACTACATCAGGGGTATCGGCCAGGACGGCGAGCCGATCCGCGGCGGCAAGGACCTCAGGATCGGCGACACGGTGCAGATCCAGCGCGCCGGCGACGTCATCCCCCAGGTGATCGACGTCGACCTCGCCAAGCGGCCGGCGGATGCGGTCCCCTTCGCGTTCCCGACCGTCTGCCCGGTGTGCGGCAGCCACGCGGTGCGCGAGATCAACGCCAAGACTGGCCGGCCCGATGCGGTGCGCCGCTGCACCGGCGGCCTCGTCTGCGCTGCCCAGGCCAAGGAGAAGCTGAAGCACTTCGTGTCGCGCAACGCCTTCGACATCGAGGGCCTCGGCGACAAGCAGGTCGAGTTCTTCTACGACCTGCCGCCGGAGGAGGGCGGCATCCGAACCCCGGCCGACATCTTCACGCTCGAGGCGCGCGACGCCGCCTCGCCGATCCGCAAGCTGAAGAACCGCGACGGCTGGGGCGAGACCAGCGCGCGCAACCTGTTCGCCGCCATCGACGCGCGCCGGCGGGTCGACCTCAACCGCTTCATCTTCGCGCTCGGCATCCGCCATGTCGGCGAGGGCAACGCGAAACTGCTGGCGCGCGCCTACGGCTCCTGGGACGCCTTCGCCGCGGCGATGCGGGCGGCCGCCGACCACGGTTCGGACGCCTGGGCCGAGCTCAACGCCATCGATGGCGTCGGCGAGGTCGTCGCGGAGGCGGTTGTGCAGTTCTTCGCCGAGCCGCACAACCGCGAGGCCCTCGACGCCCTCCTGGCCGAGGTCACGCCGCTCGACGCGGAAAAGGTCGCCGCCGAAGGGTCGCCGGTCGCCGGCAAGACCGTCGTCTTCACCGGCGCGCTCGAACGCATGACCCGCGACGAGGCCAAGGCCATGGCCGAACGGCTCGGCGCCAAGGTCGCCGGCTCGGTGTCGAAGAAGACCAGCCTCGTCGTCGCCGGACCGGGCGCCGGCTCCAAGCTCAAGACCGCCCAGGAGCTCGACATCGAGGTCATCACCGAGGACGACTGGTTCGACCTGGTCGGCGGGTGA